A stretch of Myxococcus hansupus DNA encodes these proteins:
- a CDS encoding tetratricopeptide repeat protein has product MRLAFVLSVILALAPPVAFAQRGKNAAALIKEGERLYQAGKYQEAAEALKKAHEAQPHSRLIYNIAISLENAGELREAVSWYQQYVGATDGTDPTLLKRSSRSIDRLRVLIDKEDQASASANAERQRLQDEADAARKQAEEEQLAARRAEDESRRQQEAELQRALTSYKRQRIGAFAAGGVGVAGVVAGVLFGMQARDAREQFDGATRVETKEEFADKTRSRALLADIGFGVGLAGAITAIILYPKEGPPVAGEVRVTMAPKGAGAGMAVSF; this is encoded by the coding sequence ATGAGACTGGCTTTCGTGTTGTCGGTGATTCTCGCGCTGGCGCCGCCTGTGGCGTTTGCGCAACGCGGGAAAAATGCAGCGGCCCTCATCAAGGAGGGCGAGCGCTTGTATCAGGCAGGCAAGTACCAGGAGGCCGCGGAAGCGCTGAAGAAGGCGCACGAGGCCCAGCCCCACTCGCGGCTCATCTACAACATCGCCATCTCCCTGGAGAACGCGGGTGAGCTGCGCGAGGCCGTGAGCTGGTACCAGCAATACGTCGGCGCCACCGACGGCACGGACCCCACGCTGCTCAAGCGCAGCTCGCGCAGCATCGACCGGCTGCGGGTGCTCATCGACAAGGAAGACCAGGCCTCGGCCTCGGCCAACGCCGAGCGTCAGCGGCTGCAGGATGAAGCGGACGCCGCGCGCAAGCAGGCGGAGGAAGAGCAGCTCGCGGCCCGCCGCGCCGAGGACGAGAGCCGGCGTCAGCAGGAGGCGGAGCTGCAGCGCGCGCTGACGTCCTACAAGCGCCAGCGCATTGGCGCCTTCGCCGCGGGCGGCGTGGGCGTGGCGGGCGTGGTGGCGGGTGTGCTGTTCGGCATGCAGGCGCGCGACGCGCGCGAGCAGTTCGACGGCGCCACCCGGGTGGAGACCAAGGAGGAGTTCGCCGACAAGACGCGCAGCCGCGCGCTGCTGGCGGACATCGGCTTCGGCGTGGGTCTGGCCGGTGCCATCACCGCCATCATCCTCTATCCGAAGGAAGGCCCCCCGGTCGCGGGCGAGGTTCGAGTCACGATGGCGCCCAAGGGCGCGGGTGCGGGAATGGCGGTGAGCTTCTGA
- a CDS encoding phosphoenolpyruvate carboxykinase (GTP) produces MASTQVAAEGQQAPTKNPTLLAWVAKMAEMTQPDRIVWCDGSEAEKKRLTDQAVQEGILIPLNPEKRPNSYLHRSNPNDVARVEHLTFICTPNKTDAGPTNNWMEPEAAYTKLGNLFSGCMKGRTMYVVPYAMGPIGSPFTKLGVELTDSVYVVLNMRIMARMGKQALDMLGDSDDFNRGLHSTGDVDPDRRYICHFPQDNTIWSFGSGYGGNVLLGKKCLALRIGSYLGREEGWMAEHMLILGVTSPKGETTYVAAAFPSACGKTNFAMMIPPPEYKGWKIETVGDDIAWMHPGPDGRLYAINPEAGYFGVVPGTNYKTNPNAMESISKDTIFTNVAMTADGDVWWEGKDGEVPDELTDWQGRPWKKGSTEKAAHPNSRFTAPMSNNPALSPKANDPTGVPISALIFGGRRSNTVPLVLQAFNWTHGVFLGATMGSETTAAATGKVGVVRRDPMAMLPFCGYHMGDYLQHWLDMQKHIAQLPKIFQVNWFRQDKNGKFMWPGFGENMRVLEWIVNRVHGRVPTQETLLGWVPRADEGLNLKGLDLGSEVVTEVTSIKEDEWKSELKSQEVFFEQLGTKAPDALMLQRKLLMARLDH; encoded by the coding sequence ATGGCTTCGACGCAAGTTGCGGCGGAGGGCCAGCAGGCCCCCACGAAAAACCCCACGCTCCTCGCCTGGGTGGCCAAGATGGCCGAGATGACCCAGCCGGACCGCATCGTCTGGTGCGATGGTTCCGAGGCCGAGAAGAAGCGGCTGACGGACCAGGCGGTGCAGGAGGGCATCCTCATCCCGCTGAACCCGGAGAAGCGCCCCAACAGCTACCTCCACCGCTCCAACCCGAACGACGTGGCGCGCGTGGAGCACCTCACGTTCATCTGTACGCCGAACAAGACGGACGCGGGCCCGACGAACAACTGGATGGAGCCCGAGGCCGCGTACACCAAGCTGGGCAACCTGTTCAGCGGGTGCATGAAGGGCCGCACCATGTACGTGGTGCCGTACGCGATGGGTCCCATCGGCAGCCCCTTCACCAAGCTGGGCGTGGAGCTCACCGACAGCGTCTACGTCGTGCTGAACATGCGCATCATGGCGCGCATGGGGAAGCAGGCGCTGGACATGCTGGGTGACAGCGACGACTTCAACCGCGGCCTGCACAGCACCGGCGACGTGGACCCCGACCGCCGCTACATCTGCCACTTCCCCCAGGACAACACCATCTGGAGCTTCGGCTCCGGCTACGGCGGCAACGTGCTGCTGGGCAAGAAGTGCCTCGCCCTGCGCATTGGCAGCTACCTGGGCCGCGAGGAAGGCTGGATGGCCGAGCACATGCTCATCCTCGGCGTCACCAGCCCCAAGGGCGAGACGACGTACGTCGCCGCCGCCTTCCCGTCCGCGTGTGGCAAGACGAACTTCGCGATGATGATTCCGCCCCCCGAGTACAAGGGCTGGAAGATTGAAACCGTCGGTGACGACATCGCGTGGATGCACCCCGGTCCGGATGGCCGCCTGTACGCCATCAACCCGGAGGCCGGTTACTTCGGCGTGGTGCCCGGCACCAACTACAAGACGAACCCCAACGCCATGGAGTCCATCTCCAAGGACACCATCTTCACCAACGTGGCCATGACGGCCGACGGCGACGTGTGGTGGGAGGGCAAGGACGGCGAGGTCCCCGACGAGCTCACCGACTGGCAGGGCCGCCCCTGGAAGAAGGGCAGCACGGAGAAGGCGGCGCACCCGAACAGCCGCTTCACCGCGCCCATGTCCAACAACCCGGCGCTGAGCCCCAAGGCCAATGATCCGACGGGCGTGCCCATCTCCGCGCTCATCTTCGGCGGCCGCCGCTCCAACACCGTCCCGCTGGTGCTCCAGGCCTTCAACTGGACCCACGGCGTGTTCCTGGGCGCCACCATGGGCAGCGAGACGACGGCCGCCGCCACCGGCAAGGTCGGCGTCGTGCGCCGCGACCCCATGGCCATGCTGCCCTTCTGCGGCTACCACATGGGCGACTACCTCCAGCACTGGCTGGACATGCAGAAGCACATCGCGCAGCTCCCCAAGATCTTCCAGGTCAACTGGTTCCGCCAGGACAAGAACGGCAAGTTCATGTGGCCGGGCTTCGGCGAGAACATGCGCGTGCTCGAGTGGATCGTGAACCGCGTCCACGGCCGCGTCCCCACCCAGGAGACGCTGCTGGGCTGGGTGCCGCGCGCCGACGAGGGCCTCAACCTCAAGGGCCTGGACCTCGGCTCCGAGGTGGTGACGGAAGTCACGTCCATCAAGGAGGACGAGTGGAAGTCGGAGCTCAAGAGCCAGGAGGTGTTCTTCGAGCAGCTCGGCACCAAGGCGCCCGACGCCCTCATGCTCCAGCGCAAGCTGCTGATGGCGCGCCTGGACCACTGA